One Tamlana carrageenivorans genomic region harbors:
- a CDS encoding T9SS type A sorting domain-containing protein, with translation MKKQLLLIILPILLFSVTIQAQIVSDEVWDLGGNTSEFPAGDDYATTTTIRGLNIVPGGSTFGKREPNAQTWPDGYTSVNRFRGQGSSAVGTDGLPTRRYFRFEVGGAVAVKVWYRFSGTSTPRALIISDGNGNVLAKLDSPGDTDTRYLEVDYTGKGTDIHIFSSDNAVNYYKIEVSSTLLSNKDVNSKVSTHVQAVGNQVLVSNVTSATSINVYTLTGALVKSLRASSDTRFSLKSGFYIATVKTIEGEKSVKLLVR, from the coding sequence ATGAAAAAACAATTACTTCTAATTATTTTACCAATTTTACTTTTTTCGGTAACAATACAAGCACAAATAGTCTCTGATGAGGTTTGGGACTTAGGTGGCAATACTTCAGAATTTCCAGCAGGGGATGATTACGCCACAACAACTACCATACGAGGATTAAATATTGTGCCTGGAGGCTCAACTTTTGGTAAAAGAGAACCTAATGCTCAAACGTGGCCGGATGGCTATACTTCAGTGAATCGTTTTAGAGGTCAAGGAAGTAGTGCGGTAGGTACCGATGGGTTGCCAACACGACGTTACTTCCGTTTTGAAGTAGGTGGTGCAGTAGCTGTTAAAGTTTGGTACCGATTTAGTGGGACAAGTACACCTCGAGCATTAATTATTAGCGATGGTAATGGGAATGTATTAGCTAAACTGGATAGTCCAGGGGATACAGATACGCGTTACCTAGAAGTGGATTATACCGGTAAGGGAACTGATATTCATATTTTTTCATCTGATAACGCTGTAAACTATTATAAAATAGAGGTGAGTTCTACACTTTTAAGTAATAAAGATGTTAACTCAAAAGTTTCAACTCATGTACAAGCGGTTGGAAACCAAGTGTTAGTTTCTAATGTCACAAGTGCAACGTCTATCAATGTTTACACGCTTACGGGAGCTTTAGTGAAATCTTTAAGAGCTTCTTCAGATACTAGATTCTCCTTAAAATCAGGTTTTTATATCGCAACCGTTAAAACGATTGAGGGAGAGAAATCAGTGAAATTATTAGTGAGATAA